A genomic stretch from Plasmodium reichenowi strain SY57 chromosome 2, whole genome shotgun sequence includes:
- a CDS encoding pantothenate transporter, putative: protein MAKNQYMEDRNIREPNSLLGEETEQLVDSFHYENNSSSIYKRVNSNRSKNGKHSMAFHKSLAVVNVAAGLDGCDDQLLPASFRALEADLNLHPSLLGYITLAQTLMLSLFSPIWGFLSDKYSRKWMLVFGTALWGVATILLANINDFAHILFFRAINGLALGSIGPISQSILADAAKNESLGLSFGLVQLSSSLGRLIGGVVTTTVALKYFGGIRGWRLCFIVVGILSVLLSIIVALFVEDAPRQVRKNKKMDYLDGESNTNTNNTNSNSNNNNNININSSLDNNNSFTGLSHQSTRTYILYQNIVELLKDSLSKKSIIIILLEGFTGTIPWLALSFNTMFFQYCGLSDLQAAIITGFLLIGSAIGGVVGGHFGDIMHDISNKHGRPLLGQLAMFGRVPLVLLIYLVIPKRKESFELFALSCFCLGLSSIAGVAVNRPIVSDIIRPDYRGTVFSLTIAIEGVGSSLIGAPLFGYLAEKIFKYQNNNLLIADMPEDIRINNAQALSKTLFYLTIIPWILSFIFYSLLHFTYGKEYLKMNEIIQNEYKYDDEDEETIPEKKMLT from the coding sequence ATGGCTAAAAACCAGTATATGGAGGATAGAAATATTAGAGAACCTAATAGCTTATTAGGGGAAGAAACTGAACAACTAGTAGATTCATTTcattatgaaaataacTCAAGTTCTATTTATAAAAGAGTGAATTCAAATAGGAGCAAAAATGGAAAGCATAGTATGGCGTTTCACAAATCACTGGCTGTTGTAAATGTAGCTGCAGGATTAGATGGATGTGATGATCAATTATTACCAGCAAGTTTTAGAGCATTAGAAGCCGATTTGAATTTACACCCATCTTTATTAGGTTATATAACTTTAGCACAGACTTTAATGTTAAGTTTATTTAGTCCTATATGGGGTTTTTTATCAGATAAATATTCTCGAAAATGGATGTTAGTATTTGGAACTGCTTTATGGGGAGTAGCAACTATATTATTGGCTAACATAAATGACTTTGctcatatattattttttaggGCAATAAATGGATTAGCTTTAGGTAGTATAGGTCCCATATCTCAAAGTATTTTAGCGGATGCTGCAAAAAATGAATCTTTAGGTTTATCTTTTGGTTTAGTACAATTATCATCTAGTTTGGGTAGATTGATTGGAGGTGTGGTAACAACAACCGTTgctttaaaatatttcgGTGGTATTAGAGGATGGAGATTATGTTTTATAGTTGTGGGTATATTGAGTGTTTTGTTAAGTATTATAGTGGCATTGTTTGTAGAGGATGCGCCTAGACAGGTTcgtaaaaataaaaaaatggacTATTTAGATGGGGAATCTAATACTAATACTAATAATACtaatagtaatagtaataataataataatattaatattaatagcagccttgataataataattctttcACTGGATTAAGTCATCAGAGTACACGCACttacatattatatcaGAACATTGTTGAATTGTTGAAAGATAgtttatcaaaaaaaagtatCATAATTATCCTTTTAGAAGGTTTTACTGGTACTATTCCTTGGTTAGCATTAAGTTTTAATACAATGTTTTTTCAATATTGTGGATTAAGTGATTTACAAGCAGCTATAATAACAGgatttttattaatagGTTCAGCTATAGGAGGTGTTGTCGGAGGTCATTTTGGTGATATTATGCATGATATATCTAATAAGCATGGAAGACCATTATTAGGGCAGCTAGCTATGTTTGGTAGAGTACCATTagtattattaatatactTAGTTATACctaaaagaaaagaaagTTTTGAATTATTCGCCTTATCATGTTTTTGTCTTGGTTTATCATCAATAGCTGGTGTAGCTGTTAATAGACCAATCGTATCAGATATTATAAGACCAGATTATAGAGGTACTGTCTTTTCTTTAACTATAGCAATAGAAGGTGTTGGTTCTTCTTTAATTGGAGCTCCTTTGTTTGGTTATTTAGCAGAAAAGATATTTAAgtatcaaaataataatttattaatagCTGATATGCCAGAAgatataagaataaataatgcACAAGCCTTATCGAAAAcacttttttatttaacaATAATCCCGTGGATCTTgtcatttatattttatagtttattacattttacatatggaaaagaatatttaaagATGAACGAAATTATtcaaaatgaatataagtatgatgatgaagatgagGAAACCATTccagaaaaaaaaatgttaacatga
- a CDS encoding cysteine desulfuration protein SufE, putative, giving the protein MNKKKLKAHFFVLYIICSCFILILSIKHDKYNNESKKKKNFFKISTKIIFYKLKKVNQIKNAPQFYIQFYKPKCRKTTQCLKDIFNELSGNKNPENPKNIDQYNLTPKLKKTVELFQSMPNSPYYKSQQVILMGKKISSMPDKHKIRQNQVLGCQSVVYIYPKVEENEDKKKVIVWLGHSDGLLTKGIVYILTDGLSGYTPEDILKVNPNFITLTGISEFLTMSRINGYLNIMNKIKIFCTNILKNMDN; this is encoded by the exons atgaataaaaagaaattaaaagCACACTTctttgttttatatataatatgctCATGTTTCATTTTAATACTTTCTATTAAAcatgataaatataataatgaatccaaaaaaaaaaaaaatttttttaaaataagcacaaaaataatcttctataaattaaaaaaagttaatcaaattaaaaatgCTCCTCAGTTTTACATACAATTTTATAAACCCAAATGTCGTAAAACTACGCAATGTTTAAAGGACATATTTAATGAATTATCaggaaataaaaatccAGAAAAtccaaaaaatatagatcAATACAACTTAACACcaaaattgaaaaaaacAGTTGAACTCTTTCAATCCATGCCCAACAGTCCATATTACAA aAGTCAACAAGTCATATTAATGGggaaaaaaatttcatcAATGCCTgataaacataaaattaGACAAAATCAAGTTTTG GGGTGTCAATCGgtagtatatatttaccCAAAAGtagaagaaaatgaagataaaaaaaaagttattGTATGGTTGGGTCATTCAG ACGGATTATTGACAAAAGGAATAGTGTACATATTAACTGACGGTTTAAGTGGGTATACGCCTGaagatattttaaaagtaAACCCCAATTTTATAACACTTACTGGTATTTCGGAATTTTTAACAATGAGCAGAATAAATGgatatttaaatattatgaacaaaataaaaatattctgCACCAATATATTGAAGAATATGGacaattaa